Proteins encoded in a region of the Variovorax sp. PAMC 28711 genome:
- a CDS encoding MerR family transcriptional regulator encodes MNASNSADRSDAKTLMRSGTAARLAGLSPSTLRIWEHRYGVVAPPKTTSGQRTYSMQDIERLRLVKRLTLEGHAVGTVARLDIDALVALSAGSQTALQGAQKVFVVGQSAARKLEGRLRPVPAQVFDDLAHAQLEVAVAGAADVLVIHVPSLDASIPERLMTLKASLPAAHVIVVYTFGTEALAEALRTAGMTVCREPVSGKELARLISASRPVVPSVASKTPADSRRFSDAELVTLTEMPSMVACECPRHLAEIVTLLVGFELYNTQCAVRNPNDAALHRHLHEVTGAARTLLEQALARVVIEEGLVV; translated from the coding sequence ATGAACGCATCGAACTCCGCTGATCGGTCGGACGCAAAAACGCTGATGCGCAGCGGAACCGCAGCTCGCCTCGCCGGACTTTCCCCCTCGACACTGCGCATCTGGGAGCACCGGTATGGCGTGGTCGCGCCTCCCAAGACCACCTCCGGCCAGCGCACGTACTCCATGCAGGACATCGAGCGCCTGCGGCTCGTCAAGCGGCTCACGCTGGAGGGCCATGCGGTCGGGACGGTGGCGCGTCTCGATATCGATGCGCTTGTCGCGCTTTCTGCGGGCAGCCAGACCGCTTTACAAGGCGCGCAGAAGGTTTTCGTCGTCGGTCAGTCCGCCGCGAGGAAGCTCGAAGGCCGACTGCGACCCGTGCCGGCTCAGGTGTTCGACGACCTGGCGCACGCGCAACTCGAAGTGGCCGTTGCCGGTGCCGCCGATGTGCTGGTGATTCACGTGCCTTCACTGGACGCGTCCATACCGGAGCGCCTGATGACACTGAAGGCCAGCCTGCCCGCCGCCCATGTCATCGTGGTCTATACCTTTGGCACGGAAGCGCTCGCCGAAGCCCTGCGCACGGCCGGCATGACGGTGTGCCGCGAGCCGGTGTCCGGCAAGGAGTTGGCACGGCTGATCAGTGCATCGAGACCGGTGGTGCCATCGGTTGCAAGCAAAACCCCTGCGGACAGCAGGCGCTTCAGCGATGCCGAACTGGTGACGCTGACGGAGATGCCGTCGATGGTCGCCTGCGAGTGCCCGCGTCATCTGGCCGAGATCGTCACGTTGCTGGTGGGCTTCGAGCTTTACAACACGCAATGCGCTGTGCGAAATCCGAACGACGCCGCATTGCATCGCCATCTTCATGAAGTCACGGGCGCAGCCAGAACGCTGCTGGAGCAGGCGCTGGCGCGTGTGGTGATCGAAGAAGGGCTTGTGGTGTAG
- a CDS encoding thiol-disulfide oxidoreductase DCC family protein, translating to MSTKPLLDCAPAAGQRSEELTIYFDGSCPVCSREIAMYRRQTGADRCAWIDAATCPESDFGPGLSRNLALARIHVRRRDGVLVDGTRGFALLWRTLPRFAWAGRLASAGPFPVLLEAAYQLFLRVRPLWRRQRPPVDVSPGHRHPASRRLAPPVRGEPAGSQVQD from the coding sequence ATGTCAACGAAACCACTCCTCGACTGCGCTCCGGCCGCAGGGCAGCGCAGCGAAGAGCTCACCATTTATTTCGACGGCAGCTGCCCGGTCTGCTCGCGGGAAATCGCGATGTATCGGCGCCAAACAGGCGCCGATCGATGTGCCTGGATCGACGCGGCCACATGCCCTGAATCCGACTTCGGGCCCGGGCTATCGCGGAACCTGGCGCTCGCGCGCATTCACGTTCGACGTCGGGACGGCGTGTTGGTCGATGGCACCCGGGGATTCGCGCTCTTGTGGCGCACATTGCCGCGCTTCGCCTGGGCAGGTCGCTTGGCGTCGGCCGGGCCTTTTCCTGTGCTGCTCGAAGCGGCGTACCAGCTCTTTTTGCGCGTCCGCCCGCTCTGGCGAAGGCAGCGTCCGCCGGTCGATGTGTCTCCCGGCCATCGCCATCCAGCGTCACGCCGATTGGCTCCACCCGTTCGTGGTGAGCCAGCCGGTTCGCAGGTGCAGGACTGA
- a CDS encoding polyprenyl synthetase family protein, with translation MPTLADLRPVPVGRVTDEALVALERRMLTVVRSNDAFDADAPCQAVVAALYHLASGGRRVRATLALHAGNSLGLGRKDSETLAATCELLHNASLVHDDLQDRDTHRRGQASVWHRFGDEVAICAGDLLLSASYLALSQFDRVACLPELFALVHACVRDAVRGQCAEFGPPPGNGATTHDFEKIALTKSGALLSLPTELALVAAGQHRALGQARHAAEQFALGYQIYDDLLDVEDDAARHALESRWQQGDAHANACNIVLVLQADMTRADARNVAAQIGLQHLQLAASASAELPFHAGGALHTIAMQFHEKLRAIE, from the coding sequence ATGCCGACCTTGGCTGATTTGCGTCCGGTGCCCGTCGGTCGGGTCACGGATGAAGCGCTCGTCGCGCTCGAACGACGGATGCTGACCGTCGTTCGCAGCAACGACGCGTTCGACGCCGACGCGCCCTGCCAGGCGGTCGTCGCAGCCCTGTATCACCTGGCGTCGGGTGGGCGGCGTGTGAGGGCCACGCTGGCTTTGCACGCCGGCAATAGCCTGGGCCTGGGTCGAAAGGACAGCGAGACCTTGGCGGCCACGTGCGAACTGCTGCACAACGCCTCGCTGGTCCACGATGACCTGCAGGACCGCGACACCCACCGCCGGGGACAGGCCAGCGTGTGGCACAGATTCGGCGACGAGGTCGCGATCTGCGCTGGCGACCTGCTGCTTTCTGCGTCCTATCTGGCGCTCTCGCAATTCGACCGGGTGGCCTGCCTGCCGGAACTTTTCGCCCTCGTGCACGCCTGCGTGCGCGACGCCGTCCGCGGCCAATGCGCCGAATTCGGACCGCCCCCGGGCAACGGGGCGACGACCCACGATTTCGAGAAGATCGCATTGACCAAATCCGGGGCCCTGCTCAGTCTTCCGACGGAATTGGCGCTTGTCGCCGCTGGCCAGCATCGCGCACTGGGCCAAGCGCGCCACGCCGCCGAACAATTCGCGCTGGGCTACCAGATCTACGACGACTTGCTGGACGTCGAAGACGACGCCGCACGCCACGCCCTGGAAAGTCGATGGCAGCAGGGCGATGCCCATGCCAATGCCTGCAACATCGTGTTGGTCCTGCAGGCCGACATGACCCGCGCCGACGCCAGGAATGTAGCTGCGCAGATCGGCTTGCAACATCTTCAGCTCGCCGCCTCGGCCAGCGCAGAACTGCCTTTTCATGCCGGGGGTGCCCTCCACACCATCGCCATGCAGTTTCATGAAAAATTGAGAGCCATCGAATGA
- a CDS encoding bacteriorhodopsin-like yields the protein MNNVMNSPEGFWHKRRLAAMGTALVGAALAVASRATQAATSETLKQDDFVGISFWIISMALIASTAFFFLERDRVSAKWKTSLTVSGLVTLVAAVHYFYMREVWVTTGSTPTVFRYIDWLITVPLLMIEFYLILAAITKVQSGIFWRLIIGTLVMLIGGYLGEARYLSAWPAFIIGMAGWAFILYEIFFGQAGKISATDAPPSVRSAFNTMRLIVTFGWAIYPIGYYFGYLTGATAADSANALNIIYNAADVLNKIAFGLIIWSVAVSESEKTKA from the coding sequence ATGAACAACGTGATGAATTCGCCGGAAGGGTTCTGGCACAAGAGAAGGTTGGCGGCCATGGGAACCGCGCTGGTCGGGGCCGCCCTGGCAGTGGCCTCGCGCGCTACGCAGGCAGCCACGAGCGAGACGCTGAAGCAAGACGACTTCGTCGGCATTTCGTTCTGGATCATTTCGATGGCACTGATCGCCTCGACGGCATTCTTTTTCCTTGAGCGCGACCGAGTGTCGGCCAAATGGAAGACTTCGCTCACGGTGTCGGGGCTGGTCACGCTGGTGGCTGCGGTGCACTACTTCTACATGCGCGAAGTCTGGGTGACCACCGGTTCGACGCCTACGGTCTTCCGCTACATCGACTGGCTCATCACGGTGCCTTTGTTGATGATCGAGTTTTATCTGATCCTGGCTGCGATCACCAAAGTCCAAAGCGGGATTTTCTGGCGCCTGATCATCGGCACGCTGGTGATGCTGATCGGTGGCTACCTGGGTGAAGCGAGGTATCTCTCCGCCTGGCCGGCATTCATCATCGGCATGGCGGGCTGGGCGTTCATCCTCTACGAGATCTTTTTCGGTCAAGCCGGAAAAATCAGCGCAACCGATGCACCGCCGTCGGTCCGGTCGGCCTTCAATACGATGCGCCTGATCGTGACGTTCGGGTGGGCGATCTATCCGATCGGCTACTACTTCGGCTACCTGACCGGCGCCACTGCTGCCGACAGTGCCAACGCGCTCAACATCATCTACAACGCCGCTGACGTGTTGAACAAGATTGCCTTCGGCTTGATCATCTGGTCGGTTGCGGTCAGCGAATCCGAGAAGACGAAGGCCTGA
- the imuA gene encoding translesion DNA synthesis-associated protein ImuA, with protein sequence MGLPSFDPSSVSSGHNVWRGDALGSADAQVLGTGHGALDAELPGGGWPVGAMTEVLQSSPESHVWQLLLPALAKAVDTRGGPVVLVGAPHEPFGPSLAAAGLPVEALMWVRSEASAARLWACEQALRCADVAAVLAWLPQARVGELRRLQLAAAQHEGVLFVFRPESVAQSASPARLRLQVVSAGGGQMDVHLLKRRGPPLAAPLTLPARNERLTALLAASQLRRKARGQQQGVAPVESGSTVVRLDLRRKEASHALDRTSMAA encoded by the coding sequence ATGGGCCTCCCTTCCTTCGATCCTTCCTCCGTGTCCTCCGGGCACAACGTCTGGCGCGGCGATGCGCTGGGCAGTGCCGACGCGCAGGTGCTCGGCACGGGGCACGGCGCGCTCGATGCCGAGCTGCCGGGGGGCGGCTGGCCGGTCGGGGCCATGACGGAGGTGCTGCAGTCCTCACCCGAATCGCATGTGTGGCAGCTGTTGCTGCCCGCGCTGGCGAAGGCGGTCGACACGCGGGGCGGGCCGGTGGTGCTGGTCGGCGCGCCGCACGAGCCTTTCGGGCCGTCGCTGGCCGCCGCGGGCCTGCCGGTGGAGGCGCTGATGTGGGTGCGCAGCGAGGCCTCGGCGGCACGGCTCTGGGCCTGTGAGCAGGCTTTGCGTTGCGCCGACGTGGCGGCCGTGCTGGCCTGGTTGCCGCAAGCGCGCGTGGGGGAATTGCGGCGCTTGCAGCTGGCGGCAGCGCAGCACGAGGGGGTGCTTTTCGTGTTCCGGCCCGAGTCGGTCGCGCAGTCGGCATCGCCTGCGCGCTTGCGCCTGCAGGTGGTGTCGGCCGGGGGCGGGCAGATGGACGTGCATTTGCTCAAGCGCCGGGGGCCGCCGCTGGCAGCGCCGCTCACCTTGCCGGCGCGCAACGAACGGCTGACCGCGCTGCTGGCCGCCAGCCAGCTGCGCCGCAAGGCGCGTGGGCAGCAGCAGGGCGTGGCGCCGGTCGAATCCGGTTCGACGGTGGTGCGCCTCGACCTGCGCAGAAAGGAGGCGTCGCATGCACTGGATCGCACTTCGATGGCAGCCTGA
- a CDS encoding fasciclin domain-containing protein yields the protein MHDIIDTAVAAGSFKTLAAALTATNLIDTLKGPGPFTVFAPTDEAFAKLPAGTVESLLKDIPTLTGILTYHVVAGKVMAADVMTMDGQSAKTVNGAELAIGTQGGVKLNGKSTVTQTDIECTNGVIHVIDAVLIPQ from the coding sequence ATGCACGACATCATTGACACCGCCGTTGCGGCCGGAAGTTTCAAGACCCTCGCTGCGGCATTGACCGCCACCAATCTCATCGACACGCTCAAGGGCCCAGGCCCGTTCACCGTTTTTGCGCCGACCGACGAGGCCTTTGCCAAGCTGCCTGCAGGCACGGTGGAAAGCTTGCTCAAGGACATCCCCACGCTGACCGGCATCCTGACTTACCACGTGGTCGCCGGCAAGGTCATGGCCGCAGATGTGATGACGATGGACGGCCAGTCGGCCAAGACGGTCAACGGCGCCGAACTCGCGATCGGCACCCAGGGCGGCGTCAAGCTCAATGGCAAGTCGACCGTGACCCAGACCGACATCGAATGCACCAACGGCGTCATTCACGTGATCGATGCCGTATTGATTCCTCAATAA
- a CDS encoding ATP-dependent DNA helicase yields the protein MTPGFEWTVSVKALCAFGAKAGDLDLRFVPAPSAQEGVAGHSLVQSRREDDYQSEVSLQTIFEGLRVRGRADGYHPKRHRVEEIKTFRGDFERIKGNHRALHWAQAKTYGAMLCDLHGLPALMVALVYLDLDSGEETVLEEHCTREALREGFEALCGRFALWARQEARHRAALASAFDALGFPHAGGFRAGQRELAEGVFRAAASRRCLVAQAPTGIGKTVATIFPLLKGWTARQTDKIFFLTAKTSGRGVALESLRVLGEGCASLRVVELVAREKVCEYPGRACNGDACPLAQGFYDRLPVARQHAVERSWLGREAIREVALANAVCPYFLAQEMVRWSDVVVADYNYYFDGSAMLYALTKDEDWKVAVLVDEAHNLLERARGMYSAELDEAALDAARRVAPGTLRRVIGHLHREWRAVQALQTAPYVPANAVPEAFQRALQDTVAVLAEHFAAFPDAAHGPLQAFFFDVLHFSRLSDSFANHSVFESRVGEEGKDHLAIRNLIPATFLRPRFEASMSTVCFSGTIAPFRFYCDALGLPENTVGLEVGSPFRTQQLRVQVAMNVSTRWRDRAGSLDRITDIIGAQFAERPGNYLAFFSSFDYLDAARDALARRHPNVPVWTQSRGMREPEREAFVARFAAEGQGVGFAVLGGAFGEGIDLPGDQLIGAFVASLGLPQHNEMNEVMRERMDATFGQGYEYTYLYPGLRKVVQAAGRVIRTEADAGVLHLLDDRFARPEIRSLLPPWWHLQLAGEKTSGAAA from the coding sequence ATGACGCCGGGTTTCGAGTGGACCGTTTCCGTCAAGGCGCTCTGCGCGTTCGGTGCCAAGGCCGGGGATCTCGATCTGCGATTCGTGCCGGCGCCCAGCGCACAGGAAGGCGTGGCCGGGCACAGCCTGGTGCAGTCGCGGCGCGAGGATGACTACCAGAGCGAGGTCTCGCTCCAGACGATCTTCGAAGGGCTGCGCGTTCGCGGCCGCGCGGACGGCTACCACCCGAAGCGCCATCGCGTGGAAGAGATCAAGACCTTTCGCGGCGACTTCGAACGCATCAAGGGCAACCACCGCGCGCTGCATTGGGCGCAGGCCAAGACCTACGGCGCGATGCTGTGCGATCTGCACGGGCTGCCGGCCCTCATGGTGGCGCTCGTGTACCTCGACCTCGACAGCGGCGAAGAAACAGTGCTCGAAGAACACTGCACCCGCGAGGCGTTGCGCGAGGGCTTCGAAGCGCTGTGCGGCCGCTTCGCGCTGTGGGCGCGGCAGGAGGCGCGACATCGGGCTGCGCTCGCATCGGCGTTCGATGCGCTGGGCTTCCCGCACGCGGGCGGTTTTCGTGCCGGACAGCGCGAGCTGGCCGAAGGCGTGTTTCGCGCCGCCGCGTCGCGGCGCTGCCTGGTCGCGCAGGCGCCGACGGGCATCGGAAAGACCGTCGCGACGATCTTTCCGTTGCTCAAGGGCTGGACCGCGCGGCAGACCGACAAGATCTTTTTCCTGACGGCCAAGACCTCCGGCCGCGGGGTGGCGCTCGAATCGCTGCGCGTGCTCGGCGAAGGCTGTGCATCGTTGCGCGTGGTGGAGCTGGTCGCGCGCGAGAAGGTGTGCGAATACCCCGGCCGTGCCTGCAATGGCGATGCGTGCCCGCTGGCCCAGGGCTTCTACGACCGCTTGCCGGTCGCGCGGCAGCACGCCGTCGAGCGGTCGTGGCTCGGTCGCGAAGCGATCCGCGAAGTGGCCCTCGCAAACGCGGTTTGCCCGTACTTTCTCGCGCAGGAAATGGTGCGCTGGAGCGACGTGGTGGTCGCCGACTACAACTACTACTTCGACGGCAGCGCGATGCTCTACGCGCTCACGAAAGACGAGGACTGGAAGGTCGCGGTGCTCGTCGACGAGGCGCACAACCTGCTGGAGCGCGCGCGCGGCATGTACTCGGCCGAGCTCGACGAGGCGGCGCTCGATGCTGCACGCCGGGTCGCGCCCGGCACCCTCCGGCGCGTCATCGGCCATCTGCATCGCGAGTGGCGCGCGGTGCAGGCTTTGCAGACCGCGCCCTACGTTCCGGCCAACGCGGTGCCCGAAGCGTTCCAACGCGCCTTGCAGGACACCGTCGCCGTGCTGGCCGAGCATTTCGCGGCCTTTCCCGATGCGGCGCACGGCCCCTTGCAGGCGTTCTTCTTCGACGTGCTGCACTTTTCGCGGCTGTCGGATTCCTTCGCGAACCATTCGGTCTTCGAGAGCCGCGTGGGCGAGGAAGGCAAGGACCACCTGGCGATCCGCAACCTGATCCCCGCCACCTTCTTGCGACCGCGTTTCGAGGCGTCGATGTCGACCGTGTGTTTCTCGGGAACCATCGCGCCGTTCCGCTTCTATTGCGACGCGCTGGGCTTGCCCGAAAACACAGTCGGCCTCGAGGTGGGCTCGCCGTTTCGCACGCAACAGCTCAGGGTGCAGGTCGCCATGAACGTGTCGACGCGCTGGCGCGACCGCGCCGGTTCGCTGGACCGCATCACCGACATCATCGGCGCACAGTTCGCGGAGCGGCCCGGCAACTACCTCGCTTTTTTCAGCAGCTTCGACTACCTCGACGCGGCGCGCGATGCGCTCGCACGGCGCCATCCAAACGTGCCGGTGTGGACGCAGTCGCGCGGCATGCGCGAGCCCGAGCGCGAAGCGTTCGTCGCGCGCTTCGCAGCCGAAGGGCAGGGCGTCGGATTCGCGGTGCTGGGCGGCGCGTTCGGCGAGGGCATCGACTTGCCCGGCGACCAGCTGATCGGCGCGTTCGTCGCCAGCCTCGGCCTGCCGCAGCACAACGAGATGAACGAAGTCATGCGCGAGCGCATGGACGCGACCTTTGGACAGGGCTATGAGTACACCTATCTCTATCCGGGGCTGCGCAAGGTGGTGCAGGCGGCCGGCCGGGTGATCCGCACCGAGGCAGACGCCGGGGTGCTGCACCTGCTGGACGACCGCTTCGCGAGGCCCGAAATCCGCAGCCTGCTGCCGCCGTGGTGGCACCTGCAGCTGGCTGGCGAAAAAACCTCAGGTGCCGCGGCGTAG
- a CDS encoding error-prone DNA polymerase: MPELSDKQLAARQPSKLHVLPVREPVLVPPARLPDYAELHCLSNFSFQRGASHPEELVARAYQLGYRAVAITDECSVAGIVRAHLAKREHEEALNEFERDHPDEPRQSRNPDLRVLFGSEFDFGRFRLVAIAHDLEGWGNLCEFITAARTTEAPKGEYQVDWEASDVASLQRCEVLFVPRRHPGMAMDMEATRADVEKAVALFASQLWIAVELLDELDDDLWLAALQTLAAQTGVPLVASGDVHMHLRSRKPLQDVVTAIREGRPVADCGFALQPNAERHLRSRRRLADLYPPDMLANTLVVMERCRFDPDVIRTTYKYPLELVGGGETPTETLVRRTWEGAAGRYPAGIPDKVRRQLHHELDLIAELEYEMFFLTVEDIVRFAREKKILCQGRGSSANSAVCYCLGITAINPMVGNMLFERFLSRERKEAPDIDVDFEHQRREEVIQYIYNKYGRERAAIAAVVIRYRTRSALRDVGRALGIDERLIDAFASDHHWFDTDILDTRLEEAMAVASVRESTLRLRQWLALTQQIKGFPRHLSQHVGGFVLTQTKLTRLVPVEKASMKDRSVIQWEKDDLEAMGMLKVDVLALGMLSAIRRSLDFVNQWRGSTLEMHQVPDDDAEVYDMICDADTVGVFQIESRAQMSMLPRLQPRVYYDLVVEVAIVRPGPIQGGMVHPYLKNREKERKGIAIEYRYPALKVALGRTLGVPIFQEQVMQIAMIAASFTPDQADRLRRAMAAWKRSGGIDKFKKQLVEGMIENGYDRPFSEAIFKQCEGFGEYGFPESHAASFALLVVVSCWLKYHEPACFLAAMLDSQPMGFYSPSQLLQDARRHGVEVRPVDVTVSELDCTIEARSAGEPDVDPRFLNRSGRPDQPAVRLGLRRIVGLSEAGAERLLEARGQAPFTSTEDLAVRAGLEGKDMAALAGADALMALSGHRRQQVWDATAQRRSPALLKGVPILEHALQLPAAPEGEEIVGDYASLRLTLRSHPLKLLRPRLARMKLLSANELLALPHGVTARACGIVMGRQRPQTAKGTIFVTLEDETGNVNVIVWNSVVEAWRGPLLQSHLLAVQGTWQRDTATGGKVCHLVATGFKDLTPLMGRLAHNHTSRDFH; encoded by the coding sequence ATGCCTGAACTCAGCGACAAGCAACTGGCCGCGCGCCAGCCGTCCAAGCTGCACGTGCTGCCCGTGCGCGAGCCGGTGCTTGTGCCGCCGGCCCGGTTGCCCGACTACGCGGAGCTGCATTGCCTGAGCAACTTCAGCTTCCAGCGCGGCGCGTCGCACCCCGAGGAACTGGTCGCCCGCGCCTACCAGCTGGGCTATCGGGCGGTGGCGATCACCGACGAGTGTTCGGTCGCCGGCATCGTGCGGGCCCATCTGGCCAAGCGCGAGCATGAAGAGGCGCTCAACGAATTCGAGCGAGACCACCCGGACGAACCCCGGCAGTCGCGCAACCCGGATCTGCGCGTGCTGTTCGGCAGCGAATTCGACTTCGGCCGCTTCAGGCTGGTGGCCATCGCGCACGACCTCGAAGGCTGGGGCAACCTGTGCGAGTTCATCACCGCCGCACGCACCACCGAAGCGCCCAAGGGCGAATACCAGGTCGACTGGGAGGCCAGCGACGTGGCCTCGTTGCAGCGCTGCGAGGTGCTGTTCGTGCCACGCCGCCACCCAGGAATGGCGATGGACATGGAAGCCACGCGCGCCGATGTGGAAAAGGCCGTCGCCCTGTTCGCCTCGCAACTCTGGATCGCCGTCGAGCTGCTCGATGAACTCGACGACGACCTCTGGCTGGCCGCGCTGCAGACGCTGGCGGCGCAAACCGGCGTCCCGCTGGTGGCCAGCGGCGACGTGCACATGCACCTGCGTTCGCGCAAGCCGCTGCAGGACGTGGTCACTGCCATCCGCGAAGGCCGGCCGGTGGCCGATTGCGGCTTTGCGCTGCAACCCAACGCAGAACGCCACCTGCGCTCGCGCCGGCGGCTGGCCGACCTGTACCCGCCCGACATGCTCGCCAACACGCTGGTGGTGATGGAGCGCTGCCGCTTCGATCCCGACGTGATCCGCACCACCTACAAGTACCCGCTCGAACTCGTCGGCGGCGGCGAAACGCCGACAGAAACGCTGGTGCGGCGCACCTGGGAAGGCGCAGCGGGGCGCTATCCCGCGGGCATTCCCGACAAGGTGCGGCGCCAGTTGCACCACGAGCTCGACCTCATTGCCGAGCTCGAATACGAGATGTTCTTTCTGACGGTCGAAGACATCGTGCGCTTCGCGCGCGAGAAAAAAATCCTCTGCCAGGGCCGCGGCTCCTCGGCCAATTCGGCGGTCTGCTATTGCCTGGGCATCACCGCGATCAACCCCATGGTCGGCAACATGCTGTTCGAGCGCTTCCTCTCGCGCGAGCGAAAGGAGGCGCCCGACATCGACGTCGACTTCGAGCACCAGCGGCGCGAAGAAGTCATCCAGTACATCTACAACAAGTACGGCCGGGAGCGCGCCGCCATCGCCGCTGTCGTCATCCGCTACCGCACGCGCAGCGCGCTGCGCGACGTGGGCCGTGCGCTCGGCATCGACGAGCGACTCATCGATGCGTTCGCGAGCGACCACCACTGGTTCGACACCGACATCCTCGACACGCGCCTCGAGGAAGCGATGGCGGTCGCCAGCGTGCGCGAGAGCACGCTGCGCCTTCGCCAATGGCTGGCGCTCACGCAGCAGATCAAGGGCTTTCCGCGTCACCTGAGCCAGCATGTGGGCGGCTTCGTGCTCACGCAGACCAAGCTCACCCGGCTGGTGCCGGTAGAGAAAGCGTCGATGAAAGACCGCTCGGTCATCCAGTGGGAAAAGGACGATCTCGAAGCCATGGGCATGCTGAAGGTCGACGTGCTCGCGCTCGGCATGCTGAGCGCCATCCGGCGCTCGCTCGACTTCGTCAACCAGTGGCGCGGCAGCACGCTCGAGATGCACCAGGTGCCCGACGACGACGCCGAGGTCTACGACATGATCTGCGACGCCGACACGGTCGGTGTGTTCCAGATCGAGAGCCGCGCGCAGATGTCGATGCTGCCGCGGTTGCAACCGCGCGTTTATTACGACCTGGTGGTCGAGGTGGCCATCGTGCGGCCCGGGCCGATCCAGGGCGGCATGGTGCATCCGTACCTGAAGAACCGCGAGAAGGAGCGCAAGGGCATTGCCATCGAATACCGCTATCCGGCGCTCAAGGTGGCGCTCGGCCGCACGCTCGGCGTGCCGATCTTCCAGGAGCAGGTGATGCAGATCGCGATGATCGCGGCGAGCTTCACGCCCGACCAGGCCGACCGCCTGCGCCGCGCGATGGCCGCCTGGAAGCGCAGCGGCGGCATCGACAAGTTCAAGAAGCAGCTGGTCGAAGGCATGATCGAAAACGGCTACGACCGGCCGTTTTCGGAAGCCATCTTCAAGCAGTGCGAAGGCTTCGGCGAGTACGGTTTTCCGGAGAGCCATGCGGCCAGCTTCGCGCTGCTGGTGGTGGTGAGTTGCTGGCTCAAGTACCACGAGCCTGCGTGTTTCCTGGCCGCGATGCTCGATTCGCAGCCGATGGGTTTCTATTCGCCCTCGCAGCTGTTGCAGGACGCGCGGCGCCATGGCGTCGAGGTGCGGCCGGTCGACGTGACGGTGAGCGAACTCGACTGCACGATCGAAGCGCGCTCGGCCGGCGAGCCCGACGTCGATCCGCGCTTTCTGAACCGTTCCGGGCGCCCCGATCAACCCGCGGTGCGCCTCGGCCTGCGCCGCATCGTGGGCCTGAGCGAGGCCGGCGCTGAACGCCTGCTGGAAGCCCGTGGCCAGGCGCCCTTCACCAGCACCGAAGACCTCGCCGTGCGCGCGGGGCTCGAGGGCAAGGACATGGCCGCGCTGGCCGGCGCCGACGCATTGATGGCGCTGTCGGGGCACCGTCGGCAACAGGTGTGGGACGCCACAGCACAACGCCGTTCACCCGCCTTGCTCAAGGGTGTTCCCATCCTCGAGCACGCACTGCAACTGCCCGCGGCGCCCGAGGGCGAAGAAATCGTCGGCGACTACGCTTCGCTGCGACTCACGCTGCGCAGCCACCCGCTCAAGCTGCTGCGCCCGCGGCTCGCGCGCATGAAGCTCTTGAGCGCGAACGAGTTGCTCGCGTTGCCCCATGGCGTGACGGCGCGCGCCTGCGGCATCGTGATGGGGCGGCAGCGCCCGCAAACGGCCAAGGGCACGATCTTCGTCACGCTCGAAGACGAGACCGGCAACGTCAACGTGATCGTCTGGAACAGCGTGGTCGAGGCCTGGCGCGGACCGTTGCTGCAGTCGCATCTGCTGGCGGTGCAGGGCACCTGGCAGCGCGACACCGCGACCGGCGGCAAGGTGTGCCACCTGGTCGCGACCGGCTTCAAGGATTTGACCCCGCTGATGGGCCGGCTGGCGCACAACCACACGAGCCGCGACTTCCATTAG